The following coding sequences lie in one Epinephelus lanceolatus isolate andai-2023 chromosome 24, ASM4190304v1, whole genome shotgun sequence genomic window:
- the LOC117250197 gene encoding uncharacterized protein LOC117250197 has product MSDRCLTLKDIHLSGNFIPTGRQLHRTPPLMTATKHLDFSNEDSNEDQEEPQQNMEPDSRDKNGDHRNTIFEFNPNPDDSSSMLKGMKGYKATPDDLEFIKKMKAEKINKELQGELEELRRLLQKEKMHLEQTCVCRDTHLIELKKFPSCEDVIVWAKAVIKMTSLSTDLTDKDGKSLLAMVTPENIQRAIDDKRLELTQMKKMLANKKKKEAKERTQLERKIACDQLKIQMLMRELLDLQSDLSQQGEVHKAIQMQIDTQEAPEMEAEEVSDDLQAAKVRTKSRGRTKTVKTEKQQNATIQSKSTRSKHTDNQTSVKDANQNTAETLKTEKPPKSAKEARGPQPNTQSQLKSGEARPVAPSQGRKKAAVAAGDTGDPGLRRSKRIASRK; this is encoded by the exons ATGTCTGACAGGTGTTTGACTTTGAAAGACATCCATCTTTCAGGGAATTTTATCCCAACTGGTCGACAGCTCCACAGGACTCCTCCATTGATGACTGCAACCAAACACCTGGATTTTTCTAATGAAGATTCAAATGAGGATCAGGAGGAACCGCAGCAGAACATGGAG CCAGATAGTCGAGATAAAAATGGCGATCACCGAAACACAATATTTGAATTCAACCCAAACCCAG ATGACTCTAGCTCCATGCTGAAGGGGATGAAAGGGTATAAGGCGACACCAGATGACTTGGAGTTTATTAAAAAGATGAAAGCAGAGAAAATTAACAAAGAACTGCAG GGTGAACTGGAGGAGCTGCGGAGGTTGTTGCAAAAGGAAAAGATGCATTTGGAGCAGACATGTGTTTGCAGGGACACGCACCTGATTGAACTCAAAAAG TTCCCATCCTGTGAAGATGTCATTGTGTGGGCAAAGGCAGTAATCAAAATGACATCGCTGTCGACAGACTTGACAGATAAAGATGGAAAGTCTCTCCTGGCCATGGTGACACCAGAAAACATCCAGAGAGCCATTGATGACAAGAGGCTTGAGCTCACTCAGATGAAGAAGATGCTGGCAAACAA gaagaagaaagaggcTAAAGAGAGAACTCAACTTGAAAGGAAAATTGCCTGTGACCAG CTGAAGATACAGATGTTAATGAGGGAGTTATTGGACCTGCAATCGGACCTTTCACAACAGGGG GAAGTCCATAAAGCTATTCAAATGCAGATTGACACCCAAGAAGCTCCAGAAATGGAAGCAGAAGAAGTATCAGATGATCTGCAAGCTGCTAAAGTACGAACAAAAAGTCGAGGACGAACAAAAACTGTTAAAACTGAGAAGCAACAAAATGCTACAATCCAAAGTAAATCAACAAggagcaaacacacagacaaccaGACCAGTGTGAAGGATGCAAATCAAAACACAGCTGAAACTCTGAAGACCGAGAAGCCGCCTAAGTCTGCTAAAGAGGCCAGAGGGCCACAACCAAACACTCAAAGTCAATTGAAAAGTGGAGAAGCTCGGCCCGTGGCTCCCTCGCAGGGCAGAAAGAAAGCTGCTGTAGCTGCAGGTGATACTGGAGACCCTGGTCTGAGGAGATCCAAGAGGATAGCCAGCAGGAAGTGA